The following proteins are co-located in the Dietzia timorensis genome:
- a CDS encoding HIT family protein: MASIFTKIIDGELPGRFIWKDDVCVAFLTIAPVTDGHTLVVPRAEVDRWTDLEPEAFAHVMKVAQIVGTGVMDAFDAPRAGQLIAGFEVPHTHVHVFPAWDMGGFDLSKADSEASAAAMDTAAGAIRAALRERGHDHVAD; this comes from the coding sequence ATGGCTTCGATCTTCACCAAAATCATCGACGGCGAACTTCCGGGGCGATTCATATGGAAGGACGATGTTTGTGTGGCGTTCCTCACTATCGCCCCCGTGACGGACGGACACACACTCGTCGTGCCTCGCGCCGAGGTCGACCGCTGGACGGATCTCGAACCGGAAGCGTTCGCCCACGTCATGAAGGTGGCGCAAATCGTCGGCACCGGAGTCATGGACGCGTTCGATGCACCCAGGGCCGGGCAGCTCATCGCAGGCTTCGAGGTTCCCCACACGCATGTCCACGTGTTTCCCGCCTGGGACATGGGCGGCTTCGACTTGTCGAAGGCAGACTCGGAAGCCTCGGCGGCGGCGATGGACACCGCCGCAGGGGCCATCAGGGCCGCTTTGCGAGAGCGCGGCCACGACCACGTCGCCGACTAA
- a CDS encoding TetR/AcrR family transcriptional regulator, translated as MSATNQPKSGTIAEPRKPYHHGDLRRAIIASATRRARHSGERAIVLREIAAEIGVSATAAYRHFTNRAELVDIVASRGIEEMAESMRTSLVLDAGVAAESESERAGLAAWADVRNACRAYVKFAIDEPQWNRMISETGGTSPVVREAADKLIAALRKPAEKGVPSGVFRAEISDTETLEIWSSLLGMSMISALGFIGEGKDVDRIWDVLDAQLQRVIGPILLTEKGQELVAEQKPFPAGALSDLTDWL; from the coding sequence GTGTCCGCCACGAACCAGCCAAAGAGCGGGACGATCGCCGAACCCCGCAAGCCCTATCACCATGGCGACCTACGACGGGCGATCATCGCGTCGGCGACCCGCCGGGCGCGCCATTCCGGCGAGCGAGCGATCGTCCTTCGGGAGATCGCAGCGGAGATCGGCGTCTCGGCAACCGCCGCTTACCGGCATTTCACCAACCGTGCGGAGCTCGTCGACATCGTCGCGAGCCGTGGGATCGAGGAGATGGCGGAGAGCATGCGCACTTCCCTCGTGCTCGATGCCGGAGTCGCCGCCGAGTCGGAATCCGAGCGTGCGGGGCTCGCAGCCTGGGCCGACGTGCGCAATGCCTGCCGCGCCTACGTGAAGTTCGCCATCGATGAGCCGCAGTGGAATCGCATGATCTCGGAAACCGGCGGCACGTCGCCGGTGGTGCGTGAGGCCGCGGACAAGCTCATCGCCGCGCTGCGCAAGCCTGCCGAGAAGGGTGTGCCGTCCGGGGTGTTCCGGGCCGAGATCTCGGACACCGAAACCCTTGAGATCTGGTCCTCGTTGCTCGGGATGTCAATGATCAGCGCGCTCGGATTCATCGGCGAGGGCAAGGACGTCGACCGGATCTGGGACGTTCTCGACGCTCAGCTCCAGAGGGTCATCGGCCCCATCCTTCTCACCGAAAAAGGGCAGGAGTTGGTCGCCGAGCAGAAACCGTTCCCGGCGGGTGCGCTGTCCGATCTCACCGATTGGCTGTAG
- a CDS encoding alpha,alpha-trehalose-phosphate synthase (UDP-forming), which produces MTANAATPNDTSTATRGESAPRSTLTSNVGHADFVVVANRLPIDLERRPDGTEVWKRSPGGLVTALESVLQASSGAWVGWPGVPDANPEPFEADGIELHSVPLSAQEIEYYYEGFSNGTLWPLFHDVIVQPEYHRHWWSAYVEVNRRFAETVAAATAEQGTVWVQDYQLLLLPKMLRQIRPDLNIGFFQHIPFPPVELFMQLPWRTEIIEGMLGADLVGFHLPGGVENFLYLASRLSGYETSRRSIGTARKGSRSGVVQVGFREVKVGAFPISIASGKISERSKSKEVRQRSKEIRKELGNPKLLMLGVDRLDYTKGIDVRLRALEELIAEGRIGASDVSLVQIATPSRERVEQYQTMRTSIEHAVGRINGLYGTIGHPIVTYLHRPVPQAELLAFYRSADVMLVTPIRDGMNLVAKEYVAATVDGDGALVLSEFTGAAAELRRAYKCNPHDLDGVKDAIELAVGDDPEERRRRMTTLRRQVLTNDVTRWARQFLKALGGEELSAKL; this is translated from the coding sequence GTGACGGCCAATGCGGCTACACCGAACGACACGTCCACTGCGACTCGGGGAGAATCCGCACCCCGCAGCACGCTGACCAGCAATGTCGGCCATGCCGACTTCGTCGTTGTCGCCAACAGGCTCCCCATCGACCTGGAGCGCCGCCCCGACGGAACCGAGGTGTGGAAGCGTTCCCCCGGCGGACTCGTCACGGCCCTCGAATCCGTTCTCCAGGCATCCTCCGGAGCGTGGGTCGGCTGGCCCGGGGTGCCCGACGCGAACCCGGAGCCCTTCGAGGCTGACGGCATCGAACTGCACTCGGTCCCCTTATCCGCCCAAGAGATCGAGTACTACTACGAGGGCTTTTCCAACGGCACGCTGTGGCCGCTGTTCCACGACGTGATCGTGCAGCCCGAATACCACCGCCACTGGTGGTCCGCCTACGTCGAGGTCAATAGGCGCTTCGCGGAAACGGTGGCTGCCGCAACCGCCGAGCAAGGCACCGTGTGGGTGCAGGACTACCAATTGCTGCTCCTACCCAAAATGTTGCGACAGATCCGGCCCGACCTGAACATCGGCTTCTTCCAGCACATCCCGTTCCCACCGGTCGAGCTGTTCATGCAGTTGCCGTGGCGCACGGAGATCATCGAAGGAATGCTCGGCGCCGATCTCGTCGGATTCCATCTTCCTGGGGGCGTCGAGAATTTCCTCTACCTCGCCTCTCGTCTTTCGGGTTACGAAACCTCGCGGCGCAGCATCGGCACCGCACGCAAAGGCAGCCGCTCCGGAGTGGTGCAGGTCGGTTTCCGCGAGGTAAAGGTAGGCGCGTTCCCGATTTCCATCGCCTCGGGAAAGATCTCGGAGCGCAGTAAGTCCAAGGAAGTCCGCCAGCGGTCGAAAGAGATCCGCAAGGAGCTCGGCAATCCGAAACTGCTCATGCTTGGCGTGGATCGCCTCGACTACACCAAGGGAATCGATGTCCGACTTCGCGCACTCGAGGAGCTCATCGCCGAGGGACGTATCGGAGCCAGCGACGTGTCCCTGGTGCAAATCGCGACGCCGAGCCGAGAGCGGGTCGAGCAGTATCAGACGATGCGCACGTCGATCGAGCACGCAGTGGGCAGGATCAACGGCTTGTACGGGACGATCGGCCACCCGATCGTCACCTACCTCCACCGGCCCGTTCCGCAGGCGGAGCTCCTGGCGTTCTACCGTTCCGCCGACGTCATGCTCGTTACACCGATTCGCGACGGAATGAACCTCGTCGCCAAAGAGTACGTAGCCGCTACCGTCGACGGCGACGGCGCGCTCGTGCTGTCCGAGTTCACGGGCGCGGCCGCCGAACTCCGGCGAGCGTACAAGTGCAATCCGCACGACCTGGACGGGGTAAAGGATGCCATCGAACTCGCGGTGGGCGACGATCCGGAAGAGCGCCGTCGCCGCATGACGACCCTACGTCGGCAGGTCCTCACCAACGACGTCACACGGTGGGCGCGCCAGTTCCTCAAGGCATTGGGCGGCGAGGAGCTGTCCGCGAAGCTCTGA
- a CDS encoding threonine/serine ThrE exporter family protein, which translates to MTTTLEPFWRPLARWGLRKSAIDRAAEPPLSPWAPIDLDDDATVTSVLQLSLDIAVVLLSSGEGAADTALQAESVAASFGLPHATVEITFTSLTMAVGRRPGRPPISVIKVVEYRTIDLTRMIRVTRLIDAIIRRKITLDQASAQVEQITNAPHPYKFNTAIAGWSFLAAGVVLQLGGAPLAAALSFVSVFATMWINRLMSKAGLPAFFQQFIGGFIAGVTALAAYRVFENTAVDVRPSQVVAAGIIVLLAGLTLVGAIEDAITGYPVTSAGRVVETTMLTGGIVGGIATAIAFFARFGIEAPPINPTFYGGNPFIVVLLAAGVGAAGFSLASYATPKAIVLAGVVGMVSITVYTLCTTNDLGAIVGSGAAATTAGLIGGIFARWVGLPHMIVTVAGVAPLLPGLSLYRGLSGLLSDNSSAALGQLSQAGGIAVALAAGVVFGEWLTRVMRRTQAADL; encoded by the coding sequence GTGACGACTACGCTGGAACCGTTCTGGCGTCCGCTGGCGCGCTGGGGACTTCGCAAGTCGGCGATCGATCGCGCCGCCGAGCCCCCGCTGTCGCCGTGGGCGCCGATCGACCTCGACGACGACGCCACAGTGACATCCGTGTTGCAGCTCTCGCTGGATATCGCGGTCGTCCTGTTGTCTTCCGGCGAGGGTGCCGCTGATACCGCTCTTCAGGCGGAGTCGGTCGCGGCATCGTTCGGCCTACCTCACGCGACGGTCGAGATCACGTTCACCTCGTTGACGATGGCCGTCGGCCGCCGTCCCGGCCGCCCGCCGATCTCGGTGATCAAGGTCGTCGAATACCGCACGATCGACCTCACGCGGATGATCCGCGTGACCCGACTCATCGACGCGATCATCCGTCGCAAGATCACTCTCGATCAGGCGTCAGCACAGGTCGAGCAGATCACTAACGCGCCGCACCCGTACAAGTTCAACACCGCTATCGCCGGGTGGTCGTTTCTCGCCGCCGGCGTCGTGCTCCAGCTCGGTGGCGCACCCCTCGCTGCGGCGCTGTCCTTCGTCTCGGTATTCGCGACGATGTGGATCAACCGACTGATGTCAAAGGCGGGGCTCCCGGCGTTCTTCCAGCAGTTCATCGGCGGGTTTATTGCCGGGGTGACCGCGCTTGCGGCTTACCGGGTCTTCGAGAACACTGCTGTGGACGTGAGACCCTCGCAAGTCGTCGCAGCCGGCATCATCGTGCTGCTCGCCGGTCTCACGCTGGTGGGTGCCATCGAGGACGCCATCACGGGTTATCCGGTGACGTCGGCGGGCCGTGTAGTCGAGACGACCATGCTCACGGGCGGCATCGTGGGCGGTATTGCCACCGCGATCGCCTTCTTCGCGCGCTTCGGAATCGAGGCCCCGCCCATCAATCCCACCTTTTATGGCGGCAACCCTTTCATCGTCGTGCTGCTCGCCGCTGGCGTCGGCGCCGCCGGATTCTCTCTGGCTTCCTACGCCACGCCGAAGGCCATCGTGCTGGCGGGAGTCGTCGGCATGGTGTCGATCACCGTCTATACCCTGTGCACGACCAATGACCTCGGCGCCATCGTCGGTTCGGGCGCCGCAGCAACCACTGCCGGTCTGATCGGCGGCATTTTCGCTCGCTGGGTCGGCCTTCCGCACATGATCGTCACGGTGGCCGGTGTCGCCCCGCTACTCCCCGGTCTTTCTCTGTACCGGGGCCTGTCGGGACTTCTGTCGGATAACTCCTCCGCCGCGCTCGGCCAGCTGTCCCAGGCCGGCGGTATCGCCGTCGCGCTCGCAGCCGGTGTTGTATTCGGTGAGTGGCTCACCCGTGTCATGCGTCGCACGCAGGCCGCCGACCTCTAG